Proteins from one Sarcophilus harrisii chromosome 2, mSarHar1.11, whole genome shotgun sequence genomic window:
- the LOC100920260 gene encoding olfactory receptor 4K2-like produces the protein MAEVNHSTVSEFVLLGLCDSWELQIFFFLLILVLYLITVLGNIFIVILVIIDPHLHSPMYFLLANLSFIDLWLSSVTTPKMITDLLIENKTISFGGCMCQIFFVHFMGGGEMVLLVAMAYDRYVAICKPLHYIAIMSQRKCICLVMISWTIGFVHSLSELVVITELPFCGPKVVNSFFCDIPLVIELACINSHSLGILLNSDSGVLAMTCFIILLISYTYILFTVCHHSKRGASKALSTCSAHIIVVVLFFGPCIFIYVWPLNITSVDKFLAVFYLVITPLLNPAIYTFRNKEMKVSLRKFKSQYGSPRWNL, from the coding sequence ATGGCTGAAGTAAATCATTCTACAGTGTCTGAATTTGTGCTGTTGGGACTTTGTGATTCCTGGGaacttcagattttcttttttcttttgatcttggTGCTCTACTTGATTACTGTTTTAGGtaatattttcattgttattttagttattattgACCCCCATCTTCATTCCCCCATGTACTTCCTATTGGCCAACCTCTCTTTTATTGATTTGTGGCTTTCCTCTGTCACTACTCCAAAGATGATCACAGACTTGCtcatagaaaataaaaccatttccTTTGGAGGCTGCATGTGTCAGATTTTCTTTGTGCATTTTATGGGAGGGGGTGAGATGGTGCTGCTTGTGGCCATGGCCTATGACCGCTATGTAGCCAtatgcaaaccactccattatatAGCCATCATGAGCCAAAGAAAATGCATTTGTCTTGTAATGATTTCATGGACTATTGGATTTGTGCACTCTTTAAGTGAATTGGTTGTGATTACGGAGCTGCCTTTCTGTGGCCCTAAAGTAGTAAATAGTTTTTTCTGTGACATCCCCCTGGTGATTGAGCTTGCCTGCATCAATTCCCATTCCCTTGGAATCTTATTGAATTCTGATAGTGGTGTTCTTGCTATGACATGCTTCATTATCTTATTGATCTCCTATACTTACATCCTATTCACAGTTTGCCATCATTCCAAACGTGGGGCATCCAAGGCCCTCTCCACTTGCAGTGCTCATATCATAGTGGTAGTGTTATTTTTTGGACCCTGTATCTTTATCTATGTGTGGCCACTTAACATAACATCAGTGGACAAATTTCTTGCTGTATTTTACTTAGTCATCACACCTCTCCTGAATCCAGCCATTTATACATTTAGAAACAAAGAGATGAAAGTTTCTCtgagaaaatttaaaagtcaGTATGGGAGTCCTAGGTGGAATTTATAA
- the LOC100919998 gene encoding olfactory receptor 4K14-like: MAEVNHSTVSEFVLLGLCDSWELQIFFFLLILVLYLIIVLGNIFIVILVITDPHLHSPMYFLLANLSFVDLWLSSVTTPKMITDLLKENKTISFGGCMCQILFVHFVGGGEMVLLVAMAYDRYVAICKPLHYIAIMSQRKCICLVMVSWIIGFVHSVSQLAVIVELPFCGPRIVNSFFCDIPLVIELACINSHSLGILMNSDSGVLAMTCFILLLISYTYILLTVRHHSKHGASKALSTCTAHIMVVVLFFGPCIFIYVWPLNITSVDKFLAVFYSVITPLLNPAIYTFRNKEMKVSLRKFKSQYVSLRWNL; this comes from the coding sequence atggctGAAGTAAATCATTCTACAGTGTCTGAGTTTGTGCTGTTGGGACTTTGTGATTCCTGGGagcttcagattttcttttttcttttgatcttggTGCTCTACTTAATCATTGTTTTGGGTAatatttttattgtgattttagTTATTACTGACCCCCATCTTCATTCTCCTATGTACTTCCTGTTGGCCAACCTGTCTTTTGTTGATTTGTGGCTTTCCTCGGTTACTACTCCAAAGATGATCACAGACTTgctcaaggaaaataaaaccatttccTTTGGAGGCTGTATGTGTCAGATTCTCTTTGTTCATTTTGTTGGAGGGGGTGAAATGGTATTGCTTGTGGCCATGGCCTATGATCGCTATGTAGCCATATGTAAGCCACTCCATTATATAGCCATCATGAGCCAAAGAAAATGCATTTGTCTTGTAATGGTCTCATGGATTATTGGATTTGTGCATTCTGTGAGTCAATTGGCTGTGATTGTTGAGCTGCCTTTCTGTGGCCCTAGAATAGTAAACAGTTTTTTCTGTGATATCCCCCTGGTTATTGAGCTTGCCTGCATCAATTCCCATTCCCTGGGAATCTTGATGAATTCTGATAGTGGTGTTCTTGCTATGACATGTTTCATTCTCTTACTGATATCCTATACTTACATCCTACTCACAGTTCGCCATCATTCCAAACATGGGGCATCCAAGGCCCTTTCCACTTGCACTGCTCATATCATGGTAGTGGTATTATTTTTTGGACCATGTATTTTTATCTATGTGTGGCCACTTAACATAACATCAGTAGACAAATTTCTTGCTgtattttattcagtcattacACCTCTTCTGAATCCAGCCATTTATACATTTAGAAACAAAGAGATGAAAGTTTCTCtgagaaaatttaaaagtcaGTATGTGAGTCTTAGATGGAATTTGTAA